The genomic stretch CAGCAACGGTCCGCCCGGCGGCCGGCGGGCGGGGCCGTGGCCGCGTGGGTGAGGGCGGCGACGGTGAGGCCGTCGCCGCTGAGCTCGGCGGTCACCGTGCCGTGCGTGAACACGAGCGCGCGGTCGCACATGTTCACGACTTCCTCGAAGTCCGCGGAGACGAGCAGGGCGGCCAGCCCGGCCGCCAGCGCCTCGCCGAGCAGCCGGTAGATCTCGGGCTTGGCGCCGACGTCGACGCCGGCCGTGGGCTCCTCGAGAATCAGGAGACGGCGGTGGACCTCGAGCCAGCGCCCGAGCAGGATCTTCTGCTGGTTCCCGCCCGACAGCGCGGCGAAAGGCGCCTCGGTGTCGGCGGGGCGGACCTGCAGGCGCCTGATGACCGCCGTCGTCTCGGCCCGCTCCCGCCGCGCCCCCGCCGGGCTCAGCGGCGATCGGCCGCGCGTCGCGGGGTTGGCCAGGAGGTTCTCCCGTACGCTCAGCTCCGGGGCGGCGGCTTCCTCCTGCCTGTTGCCGCTCACGAGGCTGACGCCCGCGCCGACGGCGGCCGACACCGAGCCCGGCCGGTACGGCCGCCCGGCCAGGTGCACGCGGCCCGACAGGACGGGACACGCCCCGGCCAGCGCGCGCCCGATGTCCACGTGCCCGGCGCCCGCGAGCCCGACCAGGCCGAGCACCTCGCCCGCGCGCAGCTCGAACCCGACCGGTCCCGCCTGCCCGGCACGCATGCCGTCCACGCGCAGCAGGACCTCTCCTGGCCGGCGGAGCCGGTGCCGGAAGACCCTGCTCTCCCGGCCGACGATGTCGCGTACGAGATCGGCCGGCCGGCGGCCGGCGAGCGGTCCGCGGCTGACGACGCGTCCGTCGCGGAGGACGGCGACGCTGCCGGCGATCTGGTAGACCTCGTCGATCCGGTGGGTGACGTACAGGATCCCGTGGCCGCGATCGCGGAGCGTACGCAGCACGTCGAACAGGACGACGCAGTCGGCGGCGGGCAGGGAGGCGGTCGGCTCGTCGAACACGAGGATCGTCGCGTCGGTGGCCAGCGCGCGGGCGATGGCCACGAGGGAGCGCTCGGCCCGCGTCAGCTGCGCGATCCGCAGGTCAGGGTCGAGGTGAGAGGCGATGGCCCGCAGGGCGTCCGTGCCGCGCCGCCGCACCGCGCGCCAGGAGATGAGGCCGCCGCGCCGGGCGTATCCGGCGCCGAGGGCGATGTTCTCCGCGACGCTCATCCATTCCACGAGGCCGAGGTCCTGGTGGATGAAGGCCATGCTGACGGAAGCTGCCTGACTTCCCAGGGGGTGGCCGGCCACGACGACCTCTCCCCCGTCGGCGCGATGGATCCCGGCCAAGATCTTGATCAACGTCGACTTGCCGGCCCCGTTCGCGCCGAGCAGGGCGAGGATGTCGCCGCCGTGGAGGTCGAGATCCACCCCACGCAGCGCGTGGATGCCGCCGAAGTGCTTGCGGAGTCCCCGGATCCGGACGAGCGGCTCCGGGACCGTCGCTGATCCCGGCCTGTCCGGACGGTGATTCGGCATGTCGTTGTGCACAGCTGTCTCCGCGGGACTTTCACCACCCGGCGGACAGGCCCCTTGAGCTCGCCGGACCGCTAGAGCTCGAATCTCCGTTTCATCGTACAGAACCCGAGGTCAAAGGCTCCGGGTCACTCCTGGTCGGAGCGGCGCGATTCCCAGGTTTTGACGATCTGGGACCTGGACGTGAAGTTGAGCTTGCGGAGGATGTTCTCGACATGGCACTCCGCGGTGCGTGGCGCGATGACCAGAGCGTCGGCGATCTCCTTGTTGGTCAAGCCCTTCGCGACGTACTCGGCGATCTCCCGCTCCCTGCGGGTGAGGACGGACAACACGTCGGATTCGGGTTGCCGGGCGGGCCGTTCGTCCAGCGCGTAGGCGGCGGCCTGGTCGACGGTGAGCGCCGATCCGCGGCCGAAGGCCGCCTCGAACCGATCGTCTTTCAGGTGCCGCCGGAGGGTGGCCTCGCACCGGTCGTGTGCGCCGGCCAGGTGCCCCAGACCGGACAGTGACGTCCCGATCGACCGCCAGACCACCTGGGCGCCGCCCAGCATCTGGGCGGCCTGTTCGTACTGCCCGTCGTCGGCCAGGACCCAGGCCAGCCCCTCGATGCACTGGGCCAGGCCCAGATGGTCGTTGCAGCGCAGCTTGAGCCGCACGGCGTCACGCATCATGGTCACGGCGTCCCGGAGAGCGCCCCGCCGCCACCGCTCCAGAGCCGTGACCCACAAGGCGTAGGACACCGACCATTCGGCGTTCGCGCGTGTGGCCTTCTCCAGCACCTCCTCGCACAACTTCGCCGAACGTGGGTCGTCCATGAGGACGGCCGTCATGGCGAGCTGGAAGAGCACGACCCACTCATGCCCCCGATGGCCGAGGACGCGACGCCGGGCCAGGGCCTCTTCCAGCAGGGAGAAGGCTCGGTCGAAGTCTCCGGCCAGCAACGCGGAAAAGCCCGTGATGTGAAGGGCGCCGGCGAGCTGGGCCTCGTCGCCGAGCCGCTCCGCCAGCGTCCGGCACTCCTCCAGCAACGGCTTCGCCGCTTCCGGCTCGCCGCGGAGCAGCACGAGCCACGCGTCGACCCACAGGGCCTTGGCCCGGACCGGCCCGGCGCCGGGCTCCTTGGCGAGCGCCCGCTCCAGCCAATGGTGTCCTTCGCTCGGGGAGCTCCACGAAAGCCGGTGACTCCACATCGCGGCGGCGATCTCGAGCGCGGCCCAGGCCTCACCGGGCTCGTTCAGGCAGAACTCCAGCGCGGCCCGGACGTTCCCCTGTTCCCGGGCGAGGCGGCCGAGCCATTCCATCTGACGGTCGCCGAACCATTCCGCCTCGGCCCGCGCCGCGAGGTCGCGGCACCAGTCGCGATGCCGCAGCCGCAGGGCCTTGTCCTCGCCGGAGGCGACCAGCCGCTCCCGTCCGTACTGGCGCAGCGTGTCCAGCATCTCGAAACGTATGGCGGAGCCCTGCCCGCGGCGCAGCACGATCGACTTGCCCACCAGCTGGGCCACCAGGTCCGGCACGCTTTCCCTGGCGATGCCGTCCGAGCACACCTGCTCGATCGCCTCCAGGTCGCTACCGCCGGAGAAGACCGACAACCGCCCCCACAGCGCCTGCTCCTGATCGGAGCACAGGTCATAGCTCCAGTCGAGCAGCGCTCGCAGCGTCTTCTGCCGTGACGGCGCGGTGGTGGGCCCGGTCGTCAGCAGCCGGAATCGGTCGTCGAGGCGCTCGAGGATCTGCTCAGCGGAGAGAATCAGCATGCGCGCCGCCGCGAGCTCGATCGCCAGGGGGATGCCGTCCAGCCGCCGGCACAGCCGCGCCACCGCCAGGATGTTGGCGTCGTTGACCTTGAACTCGGGCACGACGGACGAGGCACGGTCCTCGAACAGCCGCACCGCCTCGTTGTGCAGGACGTCCTCCATGGACGCCTCGGCCGGCTCCGGGACCGTGAACGGCGCGATCTCCAGCACCTGCTCACCCGGGAGGTTCAGCGCCTGCCGGCTGGTCGCCAGGATGCGCAGCCCGGGCGCCGTGGACAGCAGGTCGCCGGCCAGTGCCGCGCACTGGGCAAGGAGGTGCTCACAGTTGTCCAGCAGCAGCAGCGTCTGCTTGTCCCGCAGGTACGCGGTCAGCGACTCCATGTTCGGATAAGGGCATCCGACGACGAGGGCGGCGACCGTTTCGGCGAGAAGCTCTCCTGCCCCCAGCGGCGCCAGGTCTATCAGCCAGGCCCCGTCCTCGAACTCGCGTGACATCTCCGCGGC from Nonomuraea polychroma encodes the following:
- a CDS encoding sugar ABC transporter ATP-binding protein, with protein sequence MPNHRPDRPGSATVPEPLVRIRGLRKHFGGIHALRGVDLDLHGGDILALLGANGAGKSTLIKILAGIHRADGGEVVVAGHPLGSQAASVSMAFIHQDLGLVEWMSVAENIALGAGYARRGGLISWRAVRRRGTDALRAIASHLDPDLRIAQLTRAERSLVAIARALATDATILVFDEPTASLPAADCVVLFDVLRTLRDRGHGILYVTHRIDEVYQIAGSVAVLRDGRVVSRGPLAGRRPADLVRDIVGRESRVFRHRLRRPGEVLLRVDGMRAGQAGPVGFELRAGEVLGLVGLAGAGHVDIGRALAGACPVLSGRVHLAGRPYRPGSVSAAVGAGVSLVSGNRQEEAAAPELSVRENLLANPATRGRSPLSPAGARRERAETTAVIRRLQVRPADTEAPFAALSGGNQQKILLGRWLEVHRRLLILEEPTAGVDVGAKPEIYRLLGEALAAGLAALLVSADFEEVVNMCDRALVFTHGTVTAELSGDGLTVAALTHAATAPPAGRRADRC
- a CDS encoding ATP-binding protein yields the protein MGATTRAGNLPLELTSFVGRRRELAEGKRLLSAGRMLTLVGVGGVGKTRLAGRIAAEMSREFEDGAWLIDLAPLGAGELLAETVAALVVGCPYPNMESLTAYLRDKQTLLLLDNCEHLLAQCAALAGDLLSTAPGLRILATSRQALNLPGEQVLEIAPFTVPEPAEASMEDVLHNEAVRLFEDRASSVVPEFKVNDANILAVARLCRRLDGIPLAIELAAARMLILSAEQILERLDDRFRLLTTGPTTAPSRQKTLRALLDWSYDLCSDQEQALWGRLSVFSGGSDLEAIEQVCSDGIARESVPDLVAQLVGKSIVLRRGQGSAIRFEMLDTLRQYGRERLVASGEDKALRLRHRDWCRDLAARAEAEWFGDRQMEWLGRLAREQGNVRAALEFCLNEPGEAWAALEIAAAMWSHRLSWSSPSEGHHWLERALAKEPGAGPVRAKALWVDAWLVLLRGEPEAAKPLLEECRTLAERLGDEAQLAGALHITGFSALLAGDFDRAFSLLEEALARRRVLGHRGHEWVVLFQLAMTAVLMDDPRSAKLCEEVLEKATRANAEWSVSYALWVTALERWRRGALRDAVTMMRDAVRLKLRCNDHLGLAQCIEGLAWVLADDGQYEQAAQMLGGAQVVWRSIGTSLSGLGHLAGAHDRCEATLRRHLKDDRFEAAFGRGSALTVDQAAAYALDERPARQPESDVLSVLTRREREIAEYVAKGLTNKEIADALVIAPRTAECHVENILRKLNFTSRSQIVKTWESRRSDQE